The Mangifera indica cultivar Alphonso chromosome 12, CATAS_Mindica_2.1, whole genome shotgun sequence DNA window taaacccttcatgtattatgtaatttcaaaatacctcatatattttttaattatttttttaccccctacaattacctaacattgcatttaccacccttttatgttgtctcatatcaaaatacatctatctattcctaaaatttcatttataatgctcttacaatgtttactatcaaaatgccccccatatttttataaaattttatttgacccctcataattatctctttttttatttaacacctttgtatgttgtcttgtgtcaaaatatacctatctattcttaaaatgttatttaaatcttttatatattgtataatatcaaaatatcccccatatttatctaacatgaCATTTAACctctatattattatctaatattcaagtaccccctttatatgacatataaattagatttaacaaatagaattaagtttttaggttaaaattcgtataaatatctttttctcatgaatagtcttttttcgagtcgaattcagaaatacaaacTTCTTCCATTTGAACAAACccgtactaattgatattgaataaaaatgagagtaagagtgagtgtttgagtgatatgagaagtgtgtgtaacgAGAGTGAGTGAGAGACGTTTATGTAGATgtggggaagggtaattttgacattttaaaaaaagtttaggacatttttgcttaggaatagagaatttgggtatttttgcttaagaatagtgaatttgggcatttttgcttaatagaggggtattttggccatgtattaaaatttcccaaaaaaataaaagaacatttGGGTTGTGTGGCTTGGTGTGGTGCATCCCAGACTAATCAATGACCGAGACTTGGTTTTGAGTCGTAACGATTCTATTTGCAAAATTATGTCAGCATTAGCGTAGTTTATAAATCCAAAATGAATTTAACCCCAAAGAGGCTGTTTGGTTTTTGGTAAACAAAGATCATttaggtaattttgattttattatgattatattttaatttattagttttttatgataaaaataattatatttttaattaatatattaagtaatataaaatatattttaaaataattatatttaaagagtatttaatatattaatatttttttattaattttaatcaaatacaataattatttatatttatcaaattttatcaaatacgataataatttatatctaataatcttctatttttaagatattttaattttgataataaaatattattcaaactaaacatttactaaaaaacttaaaagactTTTAATTATCAGCCTTGATCAAACTGGGCACTGTGTTAAATACTATGATCATATTATGCAGCTTGACATTTAAATGTGACCATCTAATAgcattatgtttatttatttattttttgattctGGGCTTGTAATAGCATTGTTTTCAGAGGCGGTGAATGGTTGTTGGTCATAGTGGTTAGTGATCCCATAATAAAATGCACGGCATAgctaaaacaataaataattagcTACgcaattaatttacatataagTTGACCTAAAGTATGAGCAGAATTTCACCTATccaaaataattgaaaagagtGACTTTTGATAGTTTTAGTTATTTTCTACCATGTATCTTAATATGTAATTCTCGttttctattattataatattacttcTATCTCTATCATAGATAATGTTTGATTTGAAccaaacttgaattcaatttgaataaatctGAAATGAGTTAACTTTAAATTAGTTAGAACCTGCaacttcaatatttttgagtttaagtttgagcttTAAAGTGTTTAGCTCGTTACGCTtactaactaaaaattttgatacaaaatgacgtcgttttgatcaatatatattaaaaagacattattttaataataagttagttaaaagtttgagttcgaattaaactcaaacttgaaacGAGctgaactcaaatttatttgaagtaaattcgagtttaaatttaattatatgcaaATCAAGacgaatttaaatttgattcgactCCGAACTAATCCTAATCATAGACATCAATTAAGTTGTACAATTATCTCTTATTTTAACTATATTCTGCTTAGTGATGAAggttaattgtatttttatattgttactCCATCAAATTTTCactagaaaataatatttacttattttattaatattttggtttattatttttttaagactaTTAAAACATTTTTGATATAGTTTAATAAGTTATTGAATATAGAAAacttaattaagaaattaaaatattaatactaaaatttgattcaaaatcaaataatcaattgattatttgataattttggtctaattataaattaattaatatataatcgGTCagctttgatttaaaattttgataaaatcaaaaattcaattcgatttatAAAATTGGTTAACTTATTTTGGACACCCCACTAGATAAACTATATAACATAACATTGGATTTAACCATCAACAGAAAATGGTGGATAAgtgaatatttgataaatgtttggttaaaaaataataccatTCAAATTTGTGGTCATTTCAGAGTTGTTAAACTTAATTACGAGTTTACGGCGGTTGACAATGTTATTTCCACCAGAATGAGGGTTAGGGGACAATTTCCCAAACGATCGGGTGacttttaattacataaaacatACGAGGTTCAGCTGAAATCAAAACTGCCATTAACCGTGTCAACCTTTTTATCAGATGAAATTACAAGTTAGCccctaaaaaattcaaaagatcTCCCATAGCTTTCCCGCCCATctcagaaattaaaaaatttataatattttaaaacaccCCTTCTTCAAACCCGGAAAAACCCTCAACACTTCCCTCCGTCTtccttaaaccctaaacaaaaaaatggGTCGACCCGTGAAACGGACGACCCGAGAGAAGCCCATGGAGGAGACTGATGATCCGGTTTCCAGTGCGTCACCGCCATCTAAGAAAGCAAAGCAGCAAGACGGCGATGTGGTGGAGTTGTTGAacaaggagaaaaagaagacCCGAAAGAACAAACCCGACTCCGAACTCTCCCTCGTCGGTCCGCCCGTTCCTGCTTCTGAAGCTCTGAAGAAATGGCCGAGCAGATACACTTACAAAAGCTCTTCAAAGGTTaaactgattttttatttttatttttatgttcgGAAATGTTTTTGCTTTGGAGATTCTgacttcattttttaaaatttttttggctTTTCTAGAAGAAGAACGGAGCTCCCGCAGAGACTGCTACTAGTCGGTGAGAtttataagtatttattttatttgcattcAATTGATCACGGATACAAGGtctttttaaagttattttttaatccaTTAGGAAAAAAATGGCTTTTCATGGAACACTTCCAGATAATATCCAAAGTGATTCTGATTCTTTGTCTTGAAAAGTTACTTTATGCTTCTGAAGAAGTGTTTAATTGATATTCATCTAGAAAGTATACTTATGTTGAAGGATGATGACAACTTTTCAAAGGCTTCAagactaaatttttaaaatcataccCAGTTATtaacttttccttttttagtAACTTATACAGATTGATGTGCTTGAATATAGTTCAAAGCAATAAGATCAAATAATCACATTAGTATTTATCACTTTGTATAGATAAGTTATTAGGAAAAGTGAGTAATCTtagtattattcaaattttttaagacaatCTATATGTACTAacaatgagtattaatttatgtagTAAGGATTgcatatcatcatgtgattgtttattattttatttttaattaaaattactcaatcacatgttgATACATTATTGTCATTACATGAATTATTAGTATTCATTGTTAGTACAtatagttttgttaaatttttatagtcttttttaatgtttaaggaaattttacttttataaattaCTTCCAAACACACCTCAATTGGGCTTCTTACCATTCATATTTGTGAATTATTCATAATATCATTGTGTTGATATTTGTGTTCTGGGTATAGTGGATCaaatgaagaggaagaagttCAGCAGGCAAAGTGCCATTACACTAGAGCTTTAATAGATGGCTGTGTGTACAATTTAGGTGACAATGCTTATGTCAAGGTAACTTCTTAATTCTTTATCTTCCTTTCATTGAAAGTGTTTCTCAGTTCATATATTGATTATTGCTTAATTTTCAGGCTGAGGATGGAAAACTTGATTATATTGCTAGAATCATTGAGTTGTTTGAAGGTACTGATGGGGAGCTATACTTTACTGCTCAATGGTTTTATAGAGCAGATGACACAGTAAGATTATTCAGAttattccatatttttttactcATGGCTTTACACTCTGTTTGGTGTATTGAACATGcaaattttggtcatttctAGGTCATCAAGGACCATGCTAACCTTGTTGACAAAAGGAGAGTGTTTCTGTCAGATGTTAAAGATGACAATCCACTGAATTGTATTGTGTCTAAAGTAAACATTGCTCAAGTTGCCCCAAATGTGAGAGTATTGCCTTGtgctttctttaattattttctccATTTTATGGTTCAATTGATGCATTCTTTTCGATATAAAGGATAGTAATTAGTTCACTTCACATTTCAGGTGGACTTGAAGGCAAAGGAGGAAAAAATTCCTCCCTGTGACTTGTATTGTGACATGAAATACTCATTGCCTTACTTGACTTTTTCAAACATAATCACAGGTAATTTGTTTTGCTCCtacagtattttttttttcagctcaATTAATTGATGTTATTTGGTTTCTTAACTCAGAAATTGATAAAAGAGATAGTGATACATCAACTATTTCAAGTGAGAGTAGTTCGGACAACACCACTGGTAATTCTGAGATGCGTTTGCTGGACTTGTATGCTGGTTGTGGTGCCATGTCCACTGGTTTGTGTATTGGTGCGTCATTATCTGGAGTAAAATTAGTAACTGTAAGTAAATAATTGATCCTGATGATATTTCCATCAGCTTTTAGTGAATGGATCTGCATTATGTCATTATCGAAGATATTACTTTTAAATGAATTGGAAGCATGTTTATTCTTTTTGTGTTTAATGTAGAGGTGGGCTGTTGACATAAATGCTGCTGCATGTAAAAGTTTGAAATACAATCATCCTGAGACTCAGGTATAGTGTCCTTCTAAATGAGTACTCTTAATTGTTCATATGCTGAGGATTTGTTCGGTTAAGTCTGATAtctcattaaaatataatttttgtatgaGTAGGTGAGGAATGAAGCAGCGGaagattttttatctttactaaAGGAATGGGAAAAGTTGTGTCAGCAATTCTCATTGTTTGGTTCAGACAATGAGCCAGAGCAGAGTTTGAACTCAGTtagcaaagaagaagaagaagatgatgaagaagaaaatgatagagCCTCCAATGTTTCTGATGAAGAATTTGAAGTGGAAAGGTTATTAGCTGTTTGTTATGGTGATCCTAACAAAGTGAAGAAACCTGGAGTGTATTTTAAGGTATTCTATATTTCATTTGGAAAATTTTGGCCACATGTCACATTTGTTCAATATTCTTTGTTTACTAAGCTCTCTATAGTGCATATTTCATTACTGGTCAAACTTTTCTGAATATGTTATTCActtttttcttgaaatgttTGTTTTCTAGTTTGAATAATTGTGGCGTTTCCTTCATTAGTATTGTTGCATTATTTTGCAAATTTATGGCATTGCTTCATTTGAGTTTTgtctaatcaaaatttatataaatgtaatgGAGCTAGATAACTAGAATTTGACAACTATCCATAGTCAATAGATACTCTTTAGTTGTCTTCCTATTCATTGCCTTGTGTTCCTGCCTAAGCTGGTATTGGGAGTTCGGTTTTCATTCAGTCTAAACTCAATgcattttctctttgttttaacTATTTTACTGGGTAATGGCTCTTAACCAACATATGAACATATTGGATTTGTTTTGCTGCACattaatgataaaatcaaaGGGTTTTATCAAAGAAAGTTGGAAAAATTGGGaagagaattaaaaagaaagctAGGTATTTGATCATTTTGAGATGATCGATCTtcaatttgatcattttgagAGGATCAACTTCCAGATTAGCCAAAGGCTTTTAATGATATGTTTATTGCTTGTTAAAAAATTGCCAAAAGACATTACATATTTGTAGAGTTTCTAATCCTTAGTCAACTAGGACaatctaataaaagaaataaatataatattcataCTATAATTAGAATTCAAATCCCTAAAATAAAGGAATTCTAATAGTGCCCGCCTCTTTAAAAGAGTCTTGTCCTCAAGGTTGAGCAACAATGAATTTTGGAAAGTTGCCTTTGGGTTTACCTTATCAGGTTTTGGGTCAGGTTTAATGATTAGGTTTAGTTTTAGTTGTAAAAGGATTGGATTTGGTTGGTATGGATTTAGTTGTAAAGAGATTggatttgaaaaatgttttggtttaattgaaaggagtttggtttgattaagTTGATTGTATTTGAGTTTGATAGGTGAATGGTTGGGTTCGGTGGTTAAATTGTCTTTGGGCATATGGTGTAATTTGAAGTAACTAATtgagtttaattatattttggaccAGACTGGACACCTTGATAACTCTTTTCTCATGTTTCATCTTGACCTTCAATATACTCTACTTTCATGTAAAGGTATCATGTTGTTGGTAGCCTTTACCTGCAACTTCAGGTTGTTCTGGTTGTTTGTTGGATCCAAAATTCCATCTTATTGACTTTTGTTAAGGCTCTCAAGCAAGTTCTTCTTGCAATTATTGAGGTCATCACGCAAATTCTTcctataataattaaatagacTTTTAAGTTCTATCTTAAGGGCTTCTAATTGTGATTCTATTTGTGATTTCATAGAGTTATTAGTAGTTATTGTGTAAGATTGAGAAACTCTAGAAGAACTGTTGAAATACTAAATGATAAAACCCAAGGGTTTTGTCAAAGAAGTTAGGGAAAATTGAGAagagaattaagaaaaaagatagaGATTTGTTCAATTTGAAGAGATCGACCTCCAATTTGATTACTTGGAGGGGATCGACCTCCAATTTGATTACTTGGAGGGGATCAACCTCCAAATTAGCCAAAGGCTTTGAACGATATGTTtattgtttgataaaaaatagCCTAAAgataatacatatatacaaaatttctaATCCTTAGTCAGCTAGGATAATATTCCTTAGTCAACTTCCTATTCTAATAAAGGAAATAAATGTAATATTCATACCATAATtagaataaatcaaattaggataaatccttaaaataaaaaaaagctaACATTAGGATTCAAATCCTAAAATAAAGGGATCCTAACAATTAACTTGGATAAAACATTCTCGTCTTGTTAttcttgaattgaaaattttcatagttTGGTTGAGAACTGATGTTTCTGTGAAATGTAGAGGGTtcactgatttttttttttcttgctccTAGTATTTAGCATTCTGTCATCTTGAAGAATCTAATAAcaacttttatttaatatatgtgaAATTCAGGTGCGCTGGAAGGGATACGGTCCTAGTGAGGACACATGGGAGCCTATTGAGGGCTTGAGGTACTTGTCGTtgccttttttcatttttgtttcatGTTTCTTCTATAACTAACGATCTGTATCACTTTAAATTTGCATCAGTAACTGCGAGGAGAAACTGAAAGAATTTGTAACAAAAgggtttaaatcaaatatattgcCACTTCCTGTGAGTtctttatattgtatttttatatggTTAAATTATCTACTTGTTGGTGGATTGCTTTTAGTGTAATCACTattattcttattcttattttttttggcATGATGTTAATGTTGTTGAATGCCTATATAGGGTGATGTTGATTTTATATGCGGGGGGCCTCCATGTCAAGGAGTTAGTGGTTTCAATCGTTTTAGAAACTCCAAAGCTGCCTTGGAGGACATAAAAAATCGTCAGCTGTTAGTATTCATGGACATTATCGAGTTTCTAAAGCCAAGATATGTTCTAATGGAGAATGTTGTAGATATTGTAAAGTTTGCTGGTGGATTTCTAATTCGTTATGCTATAGGACGTCTTGTTTCCATGGACTATCAAACTCGACTAGGGATGATGGCAGCAGGTTCTTATGGTTTAGCACAATTTCGGATGCGGGTTTTCTTGTGGGGTGCCCAACCTTCTAAGGCATGTAtattcttcaatttcatttgatcaTGATATCATGAGCTATGTGATCTTATTGGCTCTTATTCTTGTCAGAAACTACCACAATATCCATTGCCAACTCATGAGGTCTTATCTAGGGGTCTTATTCCAAATGAGTTTGAGGTATGTCTCGTTTAACCGATGATGTGATCATTGCTGGCAAAAATTTACCAATAACTGTCGTTCACCCAGGAAGTTGCTGTTGCATATGCTAAGGACCAACCTTTTCACTTAGAGAAGGCGGTTTGTCTTGATGATGCAATATCAGATCTCCCACCAGTAAGTGTTGTTCCGAAAAATATATCCTTCGATCAACCTCTTCAAAAAGCTTGAGTGTTTTTGTGCTATTTGaagttatttatgaaaatttaattctcaTCTTAGGTTACAAATGATGAGAGTCAGGATGAGAGGAAGTATGGGACGATAGCTCGCAAAGAGTTTCAAAAATATATCAGACTAAAGCGAAACTGTAAgcttaatgaatttatattgCTCTTTGTAATGTAGATCTTGTAAAATAGCCAACTAGTCAATGGTGTTAAGTTGATCCTCTTTTGTGTCTTTATAGATGTGGTTAGTCTTTCGACTCCTCAAAATGCCCCACGACCTGGGTTATTGTATGATCATCGACCATTGAAACTGAATGAAGATGATTATGAAAGAGTCTGCCGTATTCCCAAAAAGAAGGTTTCACTGCTTTTCCCAATGacattactcttttttttttttttaattttgttttacacTGCTTATGCATATTTCTTATTGTGGATCAATTCGGCCTGTTCTTTGTGTTTAGGGTGCAAACTTCAGGGACCTACCAGGTGTCTTGGTTGGTCCAGATAATAAGGTAGTTTGGGACCCTTCCATGGAAAGAGTGATGCTTAAATCTGGGAAACCATTGGTAAGTACACTTGGCGTAATCACCTTCATCTTCTCTTTTCATGAAAAGGTATCTAATTGGTATGATCATTTGCGTAGGTCCCTGACTATGCCATGACCTTTATCCGTGGAACATCAACCAAGTAAGAACCAGATTATTCTGAATGACTTGCTAATTCTGATAGTTCACTCTCTAATATCTTATAACGTAACTGATTTCAGACCATTTGGCCGTCTATGGTGGGATGAAATTGTTAGCACAGTTGTGACAAGAGCGCAGCCTCACAATCGGGTATGCTTTTGAATCAACTATCATGATCTACATTGCCTAAATAAagcaaattcaaatttcatgttCTCATAATTATTCCTTTTGCAGACTCTACTTCATCCTTTACAAGATAGAGTACTCACTATCCGTGAAAATGCAAGATTACAAGGATTCCCTGACTGCTATCGACTTTTTGGCTCTGTCAAAGAGAGGCAAGCGAATTTGAACTTTTATGGATTTTCTTTtgaatagttttattgttaaagagTGATAATATTTGCACGATTACTGATTTGGGTACCTATTATGACATGTTACTATATAATAAGtattagtttatctttaattcaaaatcatctaattatataataacacatcaatattgatatctaaattaatattcattatgaGTGTACATATcttaaacatatatttcaaGATTTCATTGGAGGGCATATGAACACTATGGTATGGTCCTTATTTTAAGACTTTTTGCGTAATTGgacattttaaaactaaaggtAGATCTAATCTAGATCAATCTcaagttgaagttgaagtttTTATCATTTGGTTGTCcggtgatttttttaatttttgatgatattattcacCCTTTTGATGACTTTGTTTAGTTAATCGACTCAGATTAAATTTAACCCTTAATTAAAATGCATAGAAGTTCCCAGCATTAGGATTACAGAAAGGGTCTAGTAATTAGTCCTGAACATTTAGTGTTATTTTCCAATTTTCAGGTACATACAAGTTGGGAATGCAGTGGCTGTCCCGGTTGGCATTGGACTGGGATACACTTTTGGTCAGGCTTGCCAAGGATTATCGGATGACCAGGCATTGACGACTCTGCCTTTCAAGTTCCCCAACTGTCTTGCACAGTCATCTTCAACTCAAGTGGAGGAAGATGATTCTGACTGAAATGGTAAGGAAACACAGATTAATTTTATCCTCCCTTTAATTTTCTGGCTGATCTGAGATTAAGTCATTTGAATACGATGTcagtaaattataattcaacctCATTGAAGAACTAATAGCATTCTTGCTGAGGATGATTCCAGCATAAACTCAACTTTAAAATCTATTTCTAAGTGCTATGATTGAAAAGCAAGATAACTccttaaactttattttcttttcagttTTGGAGTGAGATAAGATATCATACATGCAAAATGCCACCAAACAGAGAATAGTTATAAGACTTGATacaagtagggttggatttgattcTAGGTTGAGCGTGAACAAGGATTTAAAAGAATTAGTTTGAGATTTGATGATTTGAAGTTTTGtctttattctaaaataaaattatttctatgtcaaaagtttcaaaattcCTTATAAATAacgatttaataaatttaatatattaattgtcTTACATAAAATTTTCCATATTCACATAATTCAAGAATTGTAAACGCCACACATTAAGAATTTCCCTACAATTGTAATACTCTAAATTCGGAATTTATTCAAATTGGAATATTACCAATTTCATGtcttaattcaaaaataaaattatttctacaTCATAAAAGTTCTAAATTcctcataaataataatttaagtcttgtataaaatcttttataatcaCATAATTCATGAATTGCAAACCCTACATGTTAAGAATTTTCTCAACTTATCTCCTtccttgattttattttgtccGATACGTtctagttattttaaaaaatttattctataaaataCTGGAGATGAAAAATGACCTATCAATTTAGTAAgtaaaagcaaaaataatatataacttaggaaaattaataataaaacttttccaTATTTATTATCATGAGGaaagttaagaataaaatacTTTTGtaatcattaattataaataaaatgcaaGTATAAAGCATTTTTGTATTCACTATCAAGAGGAAGAGCAAATATAAAATACTTTCATATTCATTAATCATTAGAAAAATTAGTGTAAAACACCTTCATGTTCATTATCACAATGAAAAACAAGTATAGATACTTTTATATTCATCAATcataagaataagaaaaagtcattttttttataaggccaaacgactatttcctatctaaactatgttgaattctcaaagttttcctcattaattatgaaaatactgTTTACTCATccatgaacaattaaaattaacggcagtaaggataaaatcgttatttatatttaatattaaaaataaacttaaatataatttcattccccccccccccctccaaatttaaaaaactaacttttctcctctaagccaagtttgaaaagatcacatctccccccttagggtttagtttccaaaccccttcactttctccagTGTCATCGTTGGCcgtctcttccaccgacggcctgtctcaactccaccccaacccatctgaTGTCGTCtcatctttgtctgggaagagaaatcgtctttctagacgacgaagatgagatcgatcgtcatcttctgggaagacgagatcgatcgatctcgtcttcatcgtctgggaagacgatttctcttcccagatgaagacgagacGATACCAGAttggttggggtggagttgaggaggGTTGTcgatggaagagaaaccgtcgagAGGGAGAGATAGCTGGCGATGGCatcggagaaagtgaaggggtttggaaactaaaccttaggggggaaaatgtgatcttttcaaacttggctgaggggagaaaagttagtttttaaccttttaagaggggaaatgagattaaattttcaagagttagaattctgttaaatttaatcggccatgggtgggtaaacggtatttccatagttaatgggGGAAACTTTGataattcaacatagtttgggtgggaaatagtcgtttggcctttttataaaataatcttaaaagaatttataaatgttacttattaatagaaaatataaaatttatacttaGTCTTTGTTATATAGTGTCATTCGTATTCTTAGTGACTCGgttgtatttttattcatatttattataagtgtgtagatttttcatcatattcatattcataattatcATACTCGTATTCATATAAGTTTATAAATCTTTCATAATCATAATAGGTTTGCAGACATTTTAGTATTCaacatatttttctaaatattttatgatttgatcatatttattgatTCATCAATTTgtcaaatcatcatttttttatagataAGGGTGGACTTGAGCTTATATGAAAATAGGCCTAAACCCaccttcaaatttaaaaaggtTGAAGGAAAATTATTAAGGTCCACCTtagaaaaattgaagataagATACTTAGGCCCACACTTAATTGTAAACAAGTTTGAGGATAAAAGTTTTAAGGTATGTTGTTAGGTCTAATCTCAAATGGGCTAgaattagaattaaataatatacTTGTATTGATGCAAAATATCACTTTAAACTTAGtgtaaaaattgaattaaactatcaCATAAATACcacatttgtataaaaaataaaactcatatCAATTTAAAACAACCATACCATATGATTTTGTTTCCAAATATAGGGTTTCAGTCTTTTGGAAAAATGAcgttaaacaatataattgatattcaaatattcaaaaattttaaatatactattctaactagatttttttttatcagtgCACAATAAGAAGTGTGGATCTTTAATCtagatgattaaattttgatttatccattgaatttaaaattatataacctGACGATTGACTACTTA harbors:
- the LOC123192922 gene encoding putative DNA (cytosine-5)-methyltransferase CMT1, which produces MGRPVKRTTREKPMEETDDPVSSASPPSKKAKQQDGDVVELLNKEKKKTRKNKPDSELSLVGPPVPASEALKKWPSRYTYKSSSKKKNGAPAETATSRGSNEEEEVQQAKCHYTRALIDGCVYNLGDNAYVKAEDGKLDYIARIIELFEGTDGELYFTAQWFYRADDTVIKDHANLVDKRRVFLSDVKDDNPLNCIVSKVNIAQVAPNVDLKAKEEKIPPCDLYCDMKYSLPYLTFSNIITEIDKRDSDTSTISSESSSDNTTGNSEMRLLDLYAGCGAMSTGLCIGASLSGVKLVTRWAVDINAAACKSLKYNHPETQVRNEAAEDFLSLLKEWEKLCQQFSLFGSDNEPEQSLNSVSKEEEEDDEEENDRASNVSDEEFEVERLLAVCYGDPNKVKKPGVYFKVRWKGYGPSEDTWEPIEGLSNCEEKLKEFVTKGFKSNILPLPGDVDFICGGPPCQGVSGFNRFRNSKAALEDIKNRQLLVFMDIIEFLKPRYVLMENVVDIVKFAGGFLIRYAIGRLVSMDYQTRLGMMAAGSYGLAQFRMRVFLWGAQPSKKLPQYPLPTHEVLSRGLIPNEFEEVAVAYAKDQPFHLEKAVCLDDAISDLPPVTNDESQDERKYGTIARKEFQKYIRLKRNYVVSLSTPQNAPRPGLLYDHRPLKLNEDDYERVCRIPKKKGANFRDLPGVLVGPDNKVVWDPSMERVMLKSGKPLVPDYAMTFIRGTSTKPFGRLWWDEIVSTVVTRAQPHNRTLLHPLQDRVLTIRENARLQGFPDCYRLFGSVKERYIQVGNAVAVPVGIGLGYTFGQACQGLSDDQALTTLPFKFPNCLAQSSSTQVEEDDSD